The proteins below are encoded in one region of Clostridium fermenticellae:
- the cas3 gene encoding CRISPR-associated helicase Cas3' translates to MINYYIAKTKPKETIMEHTDNLIKQFQKLKKLYPNINYVDWDMLKIACLYHDLGKMNTKFQLKLMSKLEMKNDLKDDFPDIEEIPHGYLSPAFLPYKELKEKYNIDQIRILYQSIYYHHNRKSLNNSEELQKIIQYDLSKYVKDFKYGKIRKLRKLYKNYVRFVIGNARIPNDDKDEIVYQYIMTKGLLNKIDFAASASINIEEKNTNLYEKTLAYLKKDNHEPNELQEYLIDNQDKSNIIVASTGIGKTEAALFWIGNNKGFFTLPLKVSINAIYDRVVGKIRFLKKKTGLLHSDTSSEYIKRDKENKFDIEYYDKTRQLSLPLTVCTLDQLIDFVFMYEGYELKLATLAYSKLIIDEIQMYNPELVAYLIIALHKIIQLGGKFTIVTATFPPVFEYFMEKLKIDFNKPQPFYKKVNGKVQLRHKIEILEEDINTELIKNNCMDKKVLIIVNTVYKAQEIYDKLKIQLKGKLQYDKINLLHSKFIKKDRTIKEDQIFEMGKLENKDTGIWIATQVVEASLDIDFDVLYTELSDICGLLQRMGRVYRNRELKDGHINVYIYIGNKKRTSGINTSNKSVIDSDIFDLSKKAIKNYNMQELDEEKKMKLVEEVYSVKNLKDKKYFDKILETIKTIQYIKPYEVHKSDISLREIETRVVIPESIFIKNKSFINDNIEVMNNSKEYSEKLIAKNNIKNITLSIQGYEYQWAIKNLFVNTEKVKLDDYNEIPVIRFNYTYEKGLEKPKNVKSFDDEDQII, encoded by the coding sequence ATGATTAATTATTATATAGCAAAAACGAAACCGAAAGAAACTATAATGGAACATACTGATAATTTAATAAAACAGTTTCAAAAATTAAAAAAACTTTATCCAAATATAAATTATGTTGACTGGGATATGCTTAAGATTGCGTGTTTATATCATGATTTAGGAAAGATGAATACCAAATTTCAATTAAAATTAATGAGTAAACTTGAAATGAAAAATGATTTAAAAGATGATTTTCCGGATATAGAAGAAATACCACATGGATATTTGAGTCCAGCGTTTTTACCTTATAAGGAACTTAAGGAAAAATACAATATAGATCAAATTAGAATATTGTATCAAAGTATATATTATCATCATAACAGGAAATCTTTAAATAATTCGGAGGAACTTCAAAAAATAATACAATATGATCTGAGTAAATATGTAAAGGACTTTAAGTATGGTAAGATTAGGAAATTAAGAAAATTATATAAGAACTATGTAAGATTTGTAATTGGAAATGCTAGAATACCAAATGATGATAAGGATGAAATAGTTTATCAATACATAATGACTAAAGGATTGTTAAATAAGATAGATTTTGCTGCAAGTGCCAGTATAAATATAGAAGAGAAAAATACAAATTTGTATGAAAAAACCTTGGCATATTTGAAAAAAGATAATCATGAACCTAATGAACTTCAAGAATACTTAATTGATAATCAAGATAAAAGCAATATAATAGTAGCATCAACAGGAATAGGAAAAACAGAAGCTGCTCTATTTTGGATTGGAAATAATAAGGGATTTTTTACACTTCCATTAAAAGTTTCAATAAATGCTATATATGATAGGGTTGTTGGAAAAATAAGATTTTTAAAGAAAAAAACAGGTCTTCTTCATTCCGATACATCATCAGAATATATTAAGAGAGATAAAGAAAATAAGTTTGATATAGAATACTATGATAAAACTAGACAATTATCGCTTCCACTAACTGTGTGTACATTAGATCAATTGATAGATTTTGTATTTATGTATGAAGGTTATGAATTAAAATTAGCAACCTTGGCATATTCAAAACTCATAATAGATGAAATACAAATGTATAATCCAGAATTAGTTGCTTATCTTATAATTGCATTGCATAAAATAATACAATTAGGTGGAAAATTTACTATAGTTACTGCGACTTTTCCACCTGTATTTGAATATTTTATGGAAAAATTAAAAATAGATTTTAATAAACCGCAACCATTCTACAAAAAAGTTAATGGAAAAGTTCAGTTAAGGCACAAAATTGAAATTTTGGAAGAAGATATAAATACAGAGTTAATTAAAAATAACTGCATGGATAAAAAGGTTTTAATAATAGTAAATACTGTTTATAAGGCTCAAGAAATATATGATAAGCTTAAGATTCAGTTAAAAGGAAAACTACAATATGATAAGATAAATTTGCTTCATAGTAAATTTATAAAAAAAGATAGGACTATAAAAGAAGATCAAATTTTTGAAATGGGAAAGTTAGAAAATAAGGATACTGGAATATGGATAGCAACTCAAGTTGTAGAAGCAAGTTTGGATATAGATTTTGATGTGCTTTATACTGAATTATCGGATATTTGTGGACTTTTGCAGAGAATGGGGAGAGTTTATAGAAATAGAGAACTTAAAGATGGACATATTAATGTTTACATTTATATTGGAAATAAAAAAAGAACATCTGGAATAAATACTAGTAATAAATCAGTTATAGATTCTGATATATTTGATTTATCTAAGAAAGCAATAAAAAATTATAATATGCAGGAATTAGATGAAGAGAAAAAAATGAAACTTGTGGAAGAAGTATACTCTGTTAAAAATTTAAAAGATAAGAAATACTTTGATAAAATCTTAGAAACAATAAAAACAATTCAGTATATAAAACCATATGAAGTTCATAAAAGTGATATTTCTTTAAGAGAAATTGAAACAAGAGTAGTTATTCCAGAAAGTATATTTATAAAAAATAAAAGTTTTATAAATGATAATATAGAAGTAATGAATAATTCCAAAGAATACAGTGAAAAATTAATTGCTAAAAATAATATTAAAAATATAACTTTAAGTATACAAGGGTATGAATATCAGTGGGCTATTAAAAATCTTTTTGTAAATACTGAAAAAGTAAAACTTGATGACTATAATGAAATACCTGTAATTAGATTCAATTATACTTATGAAAAAGGGCTTGAAAAACCTAAGAATGTAAAATCATTTGATGATGAAGATCAAATTATATAG
- the cas6 gene encoding CRISPR-associated endoribonuclease Cas6 gives MRFKCTFKTEKIPLCYHMMLVSMIKEALKAEDEEYLNKLYYFQNKKNKKSKNFTFSVYLKDYKIDKEEIKINGFVQINISSPDIEFMLKLYNGILKKKSFQYKKIYQIDKLKITIQQEKNILKEELCFKTLSPIYMKDINGNSISPTSNEYSKEFNYIQNKILENYRGYGLKENVQFAPVLMEEKVVKEEIKDFKKVSGKDIYYVEAYSGIFKLCGDVQDLKDIYMLGVGYRRNQGFGMIEVV, from the coding sequence GTGAGATTTAAATGTACTTTTAAAACAGAAAAAATACCACTATGTTATCATATGATGCTTGTAAGTATGATAAAAGAAGCACTTAAGGCAGAAGATGAGGAATATTTAAATAAACTATATTATTTTCAAAATAAGAAGAATAAAAAATCAAAGAACTTTACTTTTTCTGTTTACCTGAAGGATTACAAAATAGATAAAGAAGAAATAAAGATCAATGGTTTTGTGCAAATTAATATATCTTCACCTGACATTGAATTCATGTTGAAGCTTTATAATGGTATTTTAAAGAAGAAATCATTTCAATATAAGAAAATATACCAAATAGATAAACTTAAGATAACTATTCAGCAGGAAAAAAACATTTTAAAAGAAGAATTATGCTTTAAAACATTATCACCTATTTACATGAAAGACATAAATGGAAATTCAATTTCTCCTACGAGTAATGAATATTCTAAAGAATTTAATTATATTCAAAACAAAATTCTCGAAAATTATAGAGGTTATGGTTTAAAAGAAAATGTACAATTTGCACCTGTATTAATGGAAGAAAAAGTTGTTAAGGAAGAAATAAAAGATTTTAAAAAGGTTTCTGGTAAAGACATATATTATGTTGAAGCTTATTCTGGAATATTTAAACTATGTGGTGATGTTCAAGATTTGAAGGATATATATATGTTAGGTGTGGGATATCGCAGGAATCAAGGTTTTGGAATGATAGAGGTGGTGTAA
- the cas8a1 gene encoding type I-B CRISPR-associated protein Cas8b1/Cst1 — MTTIKLKMSDWLYNAGLVGLIKILNQEEISYNPKGKYFEFEADALVNFEEKYFKYFSRKYKRFTSWYKIVSFEDYIINFDKNKVSDKNLETINNYIENIKKKLTSNSYKSAYLLLKNPEIDLLEKEKKLKKIKKTKKQNIKDVVEEICNQLNNLKLIINYLKRDDVKRIIIAKNIIYNIIQQFWSDVSFLNRNNSKNDMFQEYKTYFIDGVLNYAEAEKKKYKYDCFTCDNKISKLSKPKAYDLTWLSKIGVDMSRKSSHFWNFNGDSYICPVCNLVYSCVPAGFTILKGKGLFINQNSSIEDLFSANTLSLEGIDKFQKLEEQGYFNIVKNIEQGSVENFNKEIENIQVVKYDFQNVRRPYSFNLLSKSKLVLIYKNRKRLSKLINVYIKISKDYYINLYSEVLERLYNNKNQFSFINYLLSLNLEGKFNGIGFIYLILKINHDFLQGGMRKKMTKYKNKGEYIDTFERYGLELRSGYSGSSKNKISGITYRLLNSLKIKNTSKFMETLINAYLYLNSPIPTDFIGMLKDENKFQEIGYAFLIGLQGYEEEK, encoded by the coding sequence ATGACAACTATAAAACTGAAGATGTCAGATTGGTTATATAATGCTGGATTGGTTGGATTGATAAAAATATTGAACCAAGAAGAAATATCCTACAATCCTAAAGGAAAGTATTTTGAATTTGAAGCTGATGCTTTGGTAAACTTCGAAGAAAAATATTTTAAATACTTTTCTCGAAAATATAAAAGATTTACTTCTTGGTATAAAATAGTTAGCTTTGAAGATTATATAATTAATTTTGATAAAAATAAAGTTAGTGACAAGAATTTAGAAACAATCAATAATTATATTGAAAATATAAAAAAAAAGTTAACAAGTAACAGTTATAAGAGTGCATACCTTTTACTTAAAAACCCGGAAATAGATTTACTTGAAAAGGAAAAGAAACTAAAGAAGATAAAGAAAACTAAAAAGCAGAACATAAAAGATGTAGTAGAAGAAATTTGTAATCAATTAAATAATCTAAAACTTATAATAAATTATTTAAAAAGAGATGATGTAAAAAGAATAATTATAGCTAAAAATATAATTTATAATATTATACAACAGTTTTGGTCAGATGTTAGTTTCTTAAATAGAAATAACAGTAAAAATGATATGTTTCAAGAGTATAAGACATATTTCATTGATGGAGTCTTAAATTATGCTGAAGCAGAGAAGAAAAAGTACAAATATGATTGTTTTACTTGTGACAATAAAATATCTAAATTATCTAAACCGAAAGCATATGATTTAACATGGTTAAGTAAGATTGGTGTAGATATGTCAAGAAAATCATCACATTTTTGGAATTTTAATGGTGACTCATATATATGTCCAGTATGTAATTTAGTTTATTCATGTGTTCCGGCAGGCTTTACTATTTTAAAAGGTAAAGGTTTATTTATAAATCAAAATTCAAGTATAGAAGATTTATTTAGTGCGAATACATTATCATTGGAAGGCATTGATAAATTTCAGAAGTTAGAGGAACAAGGATATTTTAATATAGTAAAAAATATAGAACAAGGTAGTGTTGAAAATTTTAATAAGGAAATTGAAAATATACAAGTTGTTAAATATGATTTTCAAAATGTTAGGAGGCCTTATTCTTTTAATTTGTTATCAAAGTCAAAGCTTGTACTTATATATAAAAATAGAAAAAGATTAAGTAAATTAATAAATGTATATATAAAAATATCAAAGGACTATTATATAAATTTATATTCGGAAGTATTAGAAAGACTTTATAATAATAAAAATCAATTTAGTTTTATAAATTATTTACTTTCCTTAAATTTAGAAGGTAAATTCAATGGAATTGGTTTTATTTATTTGATCTTAAAAATTAATCATGATTTTTTACAAGGAGGTATGAGGAAGAAGATGACAAAGTATAAAAATAAAGGTGAGTATATAGATACTTTTGAAAGATATGGTTTGGAGTTGCGTTCTGGATATTCAGGTAGCAGTAAAAATAAAATTTCTGGAATAACCTATAGGCTTTTAAATTCATTGAAAATTAAAAATACATCTAAATTTATGGAGACTTTAATAAATGCATATCTGTATTTAAATAGTCCAATACCAACAGATTTTATAGGTATGTTGAAGGATGAAAATAAGTTTCAGGAAATTGGGTATGCATTTTTAATAGGACTTCAAGGATATGAGGAGGAAAAATAA
- the cas7i gene encoding type I-B CRISPR-associated protein Cas7/Cst2/DevR: MNKKGLTASFIFEAESANYGEGVGNVAALKKISRGTGESYTYISRQALRYNIVQQMGEDNTPLDLDGSVIQFAIDATIKEYPEIDLFGYMKTKKPGRTRAAVVRLSNAISLESFNSDMDFLTNKSLLDRYTQQGEEIKGGNIAQSEIHKSYYAYTIAIDLDLIGADGEIEIENSEKAKRINKLLETIKFLYRDIKGRRENLSPVFAIGGVYDLKNPFFENKLRVYKNNVMINSIESVYNLDKSIKPNTKVGLINGIFNNEKQISEKLSTVDMGEFFSQLEDEVNSYYLESK; this comes from the coding sequence ATGAATAAAAAAGGATTAACTGCAAGTTTTATATTTGAGGCTGAAAGTGCTAATTACGGTGAAGGTGTTGGAAATGTAGCTGCATTAAAGAAGATATCAAGAGGTACAGGCGAAAGCTATACTTATATATCAAGACAAGCACTTAGATATAATATTGTACAACAAATGGGTGAAGATAATACTCCTTTAGACTTGGATGGATCTGTAATTCAATTTGCGATTGATGCTACAATAAAAGAGTATCCTGAGATTGATTTATTTGGATATATGAAAACTAAAAAGCCAGGTAGGACAAGGGCTGCGGTAGTAAGATTATCAAATGCTATTTCACTTGAAAGTTTTAATTCTGATATGGATTTTTTGACAAATAAATCATTACTTGATAGATATACACAGCAAGGAGAAGAAATAAAGGGAGGAAATATAGCTCAAAGTGAAATCCATAAATCATATTATGCTTATACTATAGCTATTGATTTAGATTTGATTGGGGCAGATGGAGAAATTGAAATAGAAAACAGCGAAAAGGCTAAAAGAATAAATAAATTATTGGAAACTATTAAGTTTTTATACAGAGATATAAAAGGAAGAAGGGAAAATTTATCGCCTGTTTTTGCTATTGGAGGCGTATACGATTTGAAAAATCCTTTCTTTGAAAATAAATTAAGAGTATATAAAAACAATGTAATGATAAATAGTATAGAAAGTGTTTATAATTTGGATAAAAGCATTAAACCAAATACAAAGGTTGGCTTAATAAACGGAATATTTAATAACGAGAAACAAATAAGTGAGAAGCTTTCAACAGTTGATATGGGAGAATTTTTTAGTCAATTAGAAGATGAAGTTAATTCATATTATCTAGAAAGTAAGTAG
- a CDS encoding ATP-binding protein → MKINKLKIGSFGKFKDYSLDLKSGFQLVYGENESGKSTIMAFIKMMFYSKLERGRDINKNLRKKYRPWDGSNMNGVIEFYDGKTHYSFQKDMGLTPKSDKIKLINMDNGEEVLLGKDEEVGKRFFGLNLSGFERSSYISNIGSFSADGNGDDVAEKLMSNLVSSGDEDVSEKLVFKRINGAVEDMKSKSGKKGILVDTENELNVLYNKLSEVKALEDEQSDNLREYDALKKELHKQENIDNMIKVKEIKDRLNKIDSLIEKILDYSNLEKDICKGKIKFNELKQFLRECSMLMDESEKLKGSFEKLKSSIDGGKSLMPFSKKEYECINELVLKKNRLENLLDRINKFLFPNFKSYKMSEDNYSKLKNSLNKHTELIEQFKKYHMDYKKYEEDRESKIRQKDTIVHEFERNKIEWNSRRQVLDEKIKFLNEKESVYEVQKDRTKGESKSHNKFFILSISIAAIFVIMALVINHISLIGVAVVILIASYLFENHNSGSVKYKYEDQNSDIKNNDELKNIKTEYKRNEEYISDKTKEYKSRIEIISDSIVKIEENLKLTKGKNDYYLNLLGKFLDIKNNHDIALNNLYIKKEALIKELNYVNNEYSEELGLNKKNEISNASVKNFDKEYVISYENMIKDLLSSLEDDILKKMQEKSVSSIEEYNEKYLYYMSNIKSKEAVNKIEDEYLKKHQQFLDKVNKYQDVKDYEAAKVLIKGLIEKVSIIENRKKEVSDIAEGMGYSLPSYDSLNAEKMKLEDYIVSYKGEYEKERSYSMEELKEKQKYFLDRHIGDRLLEIQKRVRTPDKNSINIEREIEEKKNELERKNDYYNSLKAALEVVSEASDEMRSSFSPELNRKTSEIFKSLSNGKYDNILVSKDYDMSIKSGIHYREWKYLSNGTVDQSYFALRLAITELISSKNTSLPLFLDDVLMQYDDQRLKAALKFLSSYSVKRGSDFQLILFTCHKNIIETAGDYTQNIVKI, encoded by the coding sequence ATGAAGATTAACAAACTTAAGATAGGTAGTTTTGGTAAATTTAAAGATTATAGTTTGGATTTAAAAAGCGGTTTTCAATTAGTCTATGGTGAGAATGAATCCGGAAAATCAACCATTATGGCATTTATTAAAATGATGTTTTACAGTAAACTTGAAAGGGGAAGAGATATAAATAAAAATCTCAGAAAAAAATATAGGCCGTGGGATGGCTCCAATATGAATGGTGTCATCGAATTTTATGATGGTAAAACGCATTATAGCTTTCAGAAGGACATGGGTTTAACTCCTAAATCGGATAAAATTAAATTGATTAATATGGATAATGGTGAAGAGGTGCTCCTAGGGAAAGATGAGGAAGTGGGAAAAAGGTTTTTTGGACTTAATTTATCTGGATTTGAGCGCAGTTCATATATAAGTAATATTGGAAGTTTCTCTGCAGATGGAAATGGTGATGATGTAGCAGAAAAATTGATGTCAAATTTGGTTTCATCAGGAGATGAAGATGTATCGGAAAAACTTGTTTTTAAACGTATAAATGGTGCAGTAGAAGATATGAAATCAAAAAGTGGTAAAAAAGGAATACTTGTTGATACCGAAAATGAATTAAATGTTTTATATAATAAACTGTCTGAAGTTAAAGCACTTGAGGATGAGCAGAGCGATAATTTGAGAGAATATGATGCACTAAAAAAAGAGCTTCATAAGCAGGAAAATATAGATAATATGATTAAAGTCAAGGAAATTAAAGACAGACTTAACAAAATAGATTCTCTTATAGAAAAAATATTAGATTATAGTAATCTGGAAAAAGATATTTGTAAAGGGAAGATTAAGTTTAATGAATTAAAGCAATTCTTAAGGGAATGTAGCATGCTCATGGATGAAAGTGAAAAGCTTAAGGGGAGTTTTGAAAAGCTCAAATCATCAATTGATGGTGGAAAAAGCTTAATGCCATTTAGTAAAAAAGAATATGAATGTATAAATGAACTCGTATTAAAAAAGAATAGATTAGAGAATTTACTGGACAGGATTAACAAATTTTTATTTCCAAATTTTAAATCATATAAGATGTCAGAAGATAATTATAGTAAGCTTAAAAATTCTCTAAATAAACATACAGAACTCATAGAACAATTTAAAAAATATCATATGGATTACAAGAAATATGAAGAGGATAGGGAAAGTAAAATACGTCAAAAGGATACCATTGTACACGAATTTGAAAGAAATAAAATAGAATGGAATTCTAGAAGGCAGGTATTAGATGAGAAAATTAAGTTTTTAAATGAGAAGGAATCAGTGTATGAGGTGCAAAAAGACAGAACTAAAGGAGAAAGTAAAAGCCATAATAAATTCTTTATTTTAAGCATAAGTATTGCTGCTATTTTTGTAATAATGGCTTTAGTTATAAACCATATTTCATTAATAGGAGTGGCTGTTGTTATTTTAATAGCTTCGTATCTGTTTGAAAATCATAATTCAGGCAGTGTTAAATACAAATATGAAGATCAGAACTCAGATATAAAAAATAATGACGAACTTAAAAATATTAAAACTGAATATAAAAGGAATGAAGAGTACATTTCTGATAAAACAAAAGAATATAAAAGTAGAATAGAAATTATATCAGACAGTATTGTAAAAATTGAAGAAAATCTAAAATTAACTAAAGGGAAAAATGATTATTATTTAAACCTGCTGGGAAAATTTTTAGATATAAAAAATAATCATGATATAGCTTTAAATAATTTATATATCAAAAAGGAGGCTTTGATTAAAGAATTAAACTATGTAAATAATGAATACTCTGAAGAATTAGGTTTAAATAAAAAAAATGAAATATCAAATGCAAGTGTTAAAAATTTTGATAAAGAATATGTGATTTCCTATGAAAATATGATAAAGGACTTATTAAGCTCACTAGAGGACGATATTCTTAAAAAAATGCAGGAAAAGTCAGTTTCATCTATAGAGGAATATAATGAAAAGTATCTTTATTATATGTCCAATATAAAAAGCAAAGAAGCAGTAAATAAGATTGAGGATGAATATTTAAAAAAGCATCAGCAATTTTTAGATAAAGTAAATAAATACCAGGATGTAAAGGATTATGAAGCAGCAAAGGTTTTGATAAAAGGACTTATAGAGAAAGTCAGTATCATTGAAAATAGGAAGAAAGAGGTATCTGATATAGCAGAAGGTATGGGATATAGCTTGCCTTCATATGATAGCTTAAATGCGGAAAAGATGAAACTTGAGGATTATATAGTTAGCTATAAGGGTGAATATGAAAAAGAGAGAAGCTATTCTATGGAAGAATTAAAAGAAAAGCAAAAATATTTTTTAGACAGGCATATTGGAGATCGTCTTCTTGAAATCCAGAAGAGAGTAAGGACACCTGATAAAAACTCGATTAATATTGAGAGAGAGATAGAAGAAAAGAAAAATGAGCTAGAAAGAAAAAATGACTACTACAATTCACTCAAGGCTGCATTAGAAGTTGTAAGTGAAGCATCAGACGAAATGAGAAGCAGCTTCAGTCCAGAACTTAATCGTAAAACGTCAGAAATATTTAAAAGTCTCAGTAATGGTAAATACGATAATATCCTTGTTTCAAAAGATTATGATATGTCAATTAAATCAGGTATTCACTATAGAGAGTGGAAATATTTAAGTAATGGAACTGTTGACCAGTCCTATTTTGCACTCAGACTGGCAATTACGGAACTAATATCATCTAAAAATACTTCACTGCCATTATTTTTAGATGATGTTTTGATGCAGTATGATGACCAAAGGCTTAAGGCAGCTTTAAAATTCTTATCTTCTTATTCAGTTAAAAGAGGAAGTGATTTTCAGCTTATTTTGTTTACCTGCCACAAAAATATAATAGAAACTGCAGGGGATTATACTCAGAATATAGTTAAAATCTGA
- a CDS encoding helix-turn-helix transcriptional regulator, translating into MSKFSNLLDMIILLKSRGKMKCKDIAEELEVDERQIRKYKQDLELAGVNIASVTGVDGGYSIEGYDYLLNLNISDEDLAILNLVNLQLKSMNFLYCKEFNNLMDKMNVISKSNSKNCARYFQKSARENVDVKDKKKVLDINYSVITKRKVEIKYFSLSSGLSIRIVHPYVIMSYKNSLYMIAFCEKRKEVRDFKISRIKEYRILDSKFQMDKNFSLKKYMKDSIGIYRDSKLNVKLHIYKPMSYIISEKTWVENQKITWNDDESIIFKASMSGKTEIVSWILSMGGNVKVIEPEELKIAIKEEIDKIQKYY; encoded by the coding sequence ATGAGTAAATTTTCTAATTTATTGGACATGATAATACTCTTAAAGAGCAGAGGTAAAATGAAATGCAAGGATATAGCTGAAGAATTGGAGGTCGATGAAAGACAAATCAGAAAATATAAGCAGGATTTAGAGTTGGCCGGAGTAAATATAGCTTCTGTAACAGGTGTTGATGGAGGATACAGCATAGAAGGATATGATTATTTATTGAATTTAAATATCAGTGATGAAGATTTAGCAATACTTAATTTAGTAAATCTTCAATTGAAAAGCATGAATTTTCTGTATTGTAAAGAGTTTAATAATTTAATGGATAAAATGAATGTGATTAGCAAATCTAATAGTAAAAATTGTGCCCGGTATTTTCAAAAATCTGCAAGAGAAAATGTTGATGTTAAAGATAAAAAGAAAGTTTTAGATATAAACTATTCAGTAATAACTAAAAGAAAAGTAGAAATAAAGTATTTTTCACTAAGCTCTGGATTAAGTATCAGAATAGTTCATCCCTATGTTATTATGAGTTATAAAAATTCTCTTTATATGATAGCATTTTGTGAAAAGAGAAAAGAAGTAAGAGATTTTAAAATATCTAGAATTAAAGAATATAGAATATTAGATTCTAAATTTCAGATGGATAAAAACTTTTCATTAAAAAAATATATGAAAGACAGCATTGGAATTTATAGAGATAGTAAATTAAATGTAAAGCTGCATATTTATAAGCCAATGTCATATATAATAAGTGAGAAAACATGGGTTGAAAATCAGAAAATCACCTGGAACGATGATGAATCTATAATATTTAAGGCATCTATGTCTGGAAAAACAGAAATAGTTAGTTGGATATTAAGTATGGGAGGCAATGTGAAAGTTATAGAACCTGAAGAGCTTAAAATAGCAATAAAAGAAGAAATTGATAAAATCCAAAAATATTATTAA
- the cas4 gene encoding CRISPR-associated protein Cas4 has translation MKFNLENFKVQGIKFNYYFVCKRKLWLFNKGITMEDTSDRVMEGKTVHEDSYSRLKTREVLIDDMLRLDIMDKEFVREIKITSKMEGVDKMQLLYYLYYLKQLGVEKKGVLNYVKERRNEIVELDKKSELEIEKTLVDIDKILNKDKPPRIIKLSYCKKCAYYQFCFVKEA, from the coding sequence ATGAAATTTAACTTAGAAAATTTTAAAGTTCAGGGAATAAAATTTAACTATTATTTTGTTTGCAAAAGAAAGCTGTGGCTTTTTAATAAAGGAATAACTATGGAAGATACCAGCGACAGAGTCATGGAAGGAAAAACAGTTCATGAGGATTCTTATTCAAGGTTAAAGACAAGAGAAGTTTTAATTGATGACATGTTGAGATTGGATATAATGGATAAGGAGTTTGTACGTGAAATAAAGATAACAAGTAAAATGGAAGGTGTTGATAAGATGCAGCTTCTTTACTATTTGTATTATTTAAAACAGCTTGGGGTTGAGAAAAAAGGTGTTTTAAATTATGTAAAAGAAAGAAGAAATGAAATTGTTGAATTAGATAAAAAATCAGAACTGGAGATAGAAAAAACCTTAGTAGATATAGATAAGATTTTAAATAAGGACAAGCCTCCGAGAATCATAAAACTTTCATATTGTAAAAAATGTGCCTATTATCAATTTTGTTTTGTAAAGGAGGCTTAA
- the cas5 gene encoding CRISPR-associated protein Cas5 — MNEKKAIRLELYQNLVNYKKPTSFQLKETYPLPPYSTVIGMIHNLCSFDEYVPMKVSIQGKYHSKINDLYTRYEFAGAAFEEGRHNIKIMNSEDEKYYGAIRGVSTAELLVGVKLLIHIVPENQKLIRFIYDSLKNPKEYMSLGRREDLAVIESINVVNIKKTLMDNSKKLDYDAYIPVSLFDKYSFKAKGTIYNLNKKYDKANIKKDVQIRKWEKIKVIHGVANMNEVYSEVETILDDYGNFVFLA, encoded by the coding sequence ATGAATGAAAAAAAAGCTATAAGGTTAGAGCTGTATCAAAACTTAGTTAATTATAAGAAACCTACTAGTTTTCAACTTAAAGAGACATATCCTCTTCCTCCATATTCAACAGTAATAGGTATGATTCATAACTTGTGCAGTTTTGATGAATATGTTCCTATGAAGGTTAGTATACAGGGTAAATATCATTCAAAAATAAATGATTTGTATACAAGATATGAATTTGCTGGAGCTGCATTTGAAGAAGGCAGACATAATATAAAAATTATGAATTCGGAAGATGAAAAGTATTATGGAGCAATAAGGGGAGTTTCCACAGCAGAACTTCTTGTTGGTGTAAAGCTATTAATACACATAGTTCCAGAAAATCAGAAGCTTATTCGGTTTATATATGATTCCTTAAAAAATCCTAAGGAATATATGTCTTTAGGGAGGAGGGAAGATCTAGCTGTAATTGAAAGTATAAATGTAGTTAATATTAAGAAAACGCTAATGGATAACTCTAAAAAGTTGGATTATGATGCATATATACCTGTAAGTTTATTTGATAAGTACAGTTTTAAAGCTAAAGGAACAATTTACAACTTAAATAAAAAATATGATAAAGCAAATATAAAAAAAGATGTTCAAATAAGAAAGTGGGAAAAAATTAAAGTTATTCATGGAGTTGCTAATATGAATGAAGTATATAGTGAAGTAGAAACCATTTTGGATGATTACGGGAACTTTGTATTTCTAGCTTAA